A genomic stretch from Desulfotignum balticum DSM 7044 includes:
- a CDS encoding DUF4242 domain-containing protein: MSKLNKYMMVHNNPGINCEEVQANWRKLAAVESATWVRTYYNDEKGVRYCLWLAPSEEDLKDIFTEIGISWESIVPVEETVPDLWGEKWNEHLEKDVAADTLGN; the protein is encoded by the coding sequence ATGAGTAAATTAAACAAATACATGATGGTTCACAACAATCCCGGCATCAACTGCGAGGAAGTTCAGGCAAACTGGCGGAAACTGGCGGCCGTGGAAAGCGCCACCTGGGTCCGAACCTATTACAATGACGAAAAAGGGGTTCGCTACTGCCTCTGGCTGGCCCCTTCCGAAGAGGACCTGAAAGACATCTTCACGGAAATCGGCATCAGCTGGGAGTCCATTGTGCCGGTGGAAGAAACCGTCCCGGATCTCTGGGGCGAAAAATGGAATGAACACCTGGAAAAAGACGTTGCCGCCGATACACTGGGCAACTGA
- a CDS encoding BREX system ATP-binding domain-containing protein has translation MISLEALEALEPFQARSIIEELRKGSVPVEYVPVFTVGRQKWLSYIEDDLDNYIAKGGAKVRFISGDYGDGKTHFMSVVRHLALEKGFAVSFVVLTRDVPIHKFETVYQAVVRQLRGNFTGTGIRALLTAWLDQLEQAPGKGQGPDAGQSYQALAGQFKEIPGMDISFANALAALVHNRFDPLAEGEDKALRDADSEILMHWFEGGKVTKKELKPFQIYEFLNKGNARQFMNSLILFLRHTGHQGLILLMDEMETVVTMSTTIRNAAYENVRLFIDNSETAQYLHLFFSIIPDVLLSEKGFKSYDALWSRVRSIGDAKRLNYRGVLVDLHQTPLQTEELLDLGRALRTLHGTSFRWHPEEMVTDSVMEQICDSQKRMGVISEVRLFIKQLISILDLAEQGTSPRDMDMARQMVETRQQMEAEKMKQMQPTWDS, from the coding sequence ATGATCTCTCTGGAAGCCCTCGAAGCGTTAGAGCCGTTCCAGGCCCGATCCATCATCGAGGAGCTGCGCAAGGGAAGCGTGCCTGTGGAATATGTCCCGGTATTCACCGTGGGCCGGCAGAAGTGGCTGTCCTATATTGAGGATGATCTGGACAATTATATCGCAAAGGGCGGAGCCAAGGTGCGGTTCATCAGCGGGGATTACGGGGATGGAAAAACCCATTTCATGTCCGTGGTCCGGCACCTGGCCCTGGAAAAGGGATTTGCCGTCTCCTTTGTGGTCCTGACACGGGATGTGCCCATCCATAAATTTGAAACCGTTTATCAGGCTGTTGTTCGGCAGCTCAGGGGAAATTTCACCGGCACCGGGATCCGGGCCCTGCTGACCGCATGGCTGGACCAGCTGGAACAGGCCCCGGGCAAAGGACAGGGGCCGGATGCCGGGCAATCTTACCAGGCCTTGGCCGGGCAGTTTAAAGAGATCCCGGGAATGGACATCAGTTTCGCCAATGCCCTGGCCGCCCTGGTTCACAACCGGTTTGACCCCTTGGCGGAAGGGGAGGACAAAGCCCTCAGGGATGCGGACAGCGAAATTCTCATGCACTGGTTTGAAGGGGGCAAGGTCACCAAAAAGGAACTCAAACCCTTTCAGATCTATGAGTTTCTGAACAAGGGCAATGCCCGGCAGTTCATGAATTCTTTGATCCTGTTTCTGCGCCATACAGGCCACCAGGGGCTGATCCTTCTCATGGACGAGATGGAGACGGTGGTGACCATGAGCACAACCATCCGTAACGCCGCCTATGAAAATGTCCGGCTGTTCATCGACAACAGCGAGACGGCCCAGTATCTGCACCTGTTTTTTTCCATCATCCCGGATGTGCTGCTGTCGGAAAAGGGGTTTAAATCCTATGATGCCCTGTGGAGCCGGGTCCGGTCCATCGGCGATGCAAAGCGCCTCAACTATCGGGGCGTGCTGGTGGACCTTCACCAGACCCCGCTTCAGACCGAAGAACTGCTGGATCTGGGCCGGGCCTTGCGGACCCTGCACGGCACCTCCTTTCGCTGGCATCCCGAAGAGATGGTCACAGACAGCGTGATGGAGCAGATCTGCGACAGCCAGAAACGGATGGGGGTGATCAGCGAGGTCCGCCTGTTCATCAAGCAGCTGATCAGCATCCTGGACCTGGCGGAACAGGGCACGTCTCCCAGGGACATGGACATGGCGCGCCAGATGGTGGAAACCCGGCAGCAGATGGAAGCGGAAAAAATGAAACAGATGCAGCCGACCTGGGATTCTTAA
- a CDS encoding addiction module protein translates to MTAIIERVLNDALALPPIERAELIRRLFQSFDVSEDNHIDTAWTEEVESRIEAYEKGLLTASPAEDVLARINRR, encoded by the coding sequence ATGACAGCTATAATCGAGAGAGTGCTCAATGATGCGCTGGCCCTGCCGCCCATTGAGAGGGCTGAGTTGATTCGACGTCTTTTTCAGAGTTTCGATGTCTCAGAGGACAATCATATCGATACTGCCTGGACAGAAGAGGTTGAATCCAGGATCGAAGCATACGAAAAAGGGTTGCTCACAGCCTCCCCGGCAGAGGACGTTCTGGCCAGGATCAACCGGCGATGA
- a CDS encoding sigma-54 interaction domain-containing protein, whose amino-acid sequence MKHIHQEIQKNELVKLLLEAIGDGVFVLDPHGRIVAWNPAMEAITGYAFQEIKGKHCRILKFNQCFGRDRPSGITDCGILKTGRVVPAECLITHKLGHTLSITKNARVIKDTRGEIIGIVETVTDLTELKKTRLKMEEATRRLGELNRLGGIIAKSRVMQNVFSFIKASAASDTSILIQGESGTGKELVAGAIHSIGERRDQPMVTVNCSALSESLLESELFGHVKGAFTGAGQDRIGRFEQADGGTIFLDEIGEISPYIQVKLLRVLQEKEIERVGDSRKRKVDIRVITATNKDLKSLVDAGTFREDLYYRLKVFPIFLPPLRERKEDIPLLIRHFIDLNDKTSGKAVTGMTKQAMQAVMDYHWPGNIRELANAVEHAFVLCTGREIVIEDLPLEIRHGNAGPKDGTPPPPSAPPGVSVPRPGHRLTRERLVAILHAAGWNKAEAARQTGLSRASIWKYMKKWDIPMQPE is encoded by the coding sequence ATGAAACATATCCACCAGGAAATTCAGAAAAACGAACTGGTCAAACTGCTGCTGGAAGCCATCGGAGACGGCGTTTTCGTGCTGGACCCCCATGGCCGGATCGTGGCCTGGAACCCGGCCATGGAAGCCATCACCGGGTATGCATTCCAAGAGATCAAAGGAAAGCATTGCCGCATTCTGAAATTCAACCAATGCTTTGGCCGGGACCGTCCCTCGGGCATCACAGACTGCGGGATTCTGAAAACCGGCAGGGTGGTGCCCGCAGAATGCCTGATCACCCACAAGCTCGGACATACCCTTTCCATCACCAAAAACGCCCGGGTCATTAAAGACACCCGGGGGGAAATCATCGGGATTGTTGAAACGGTCACGGATCTGACCGAGCTGAAAAAAACCCGGCTGAAGATGGAGGAAGCCACCCGCCGCTTAGGCGAACTCAACCGGCTGGGAGGGATCATTGCCAAAAGCCGGGTCATGCAGAACGTATTTTCCTTTATCAAAGCCTCGGCCGCCAGCGACACCTCCATTCTGATCCAGGGGGAAAGCGGTACAGGCAAAGAACTGGTGGCCGGCGCCATCCACTCCATCGGGGAAAGGCGGGACCAGCCCATGGTCACGGTCAACTGCAGTGCCCTGTCTGAATCCCTTCTGGAAAGCGAACTGTTCGGCCATGTCAAAGGGGCATTTACCGGGGCCGGCCAGGACCGGATCGGCCGGTTTGAGCAGGCGGATGGCGGCACCATATTTCTGGATGAAATCGGGGAGATCTCCCCGTACATCCAGGTGAAACTGCTCCGGGTGCTCCAGGAAAAAGAGATCGAACGGGTGGGCGACTCCCGGAAACGCAAAGTGGATATCCGGGTGATCACCGCCACCAACAAAGACCTGAAATCCCTGGTGGATGCAGGAACCTTCCGGGAAGACCTTTATTACCGGCTCAAGGTATTTCCCATTTTTCTGCCGCCGCTGCGGGAACGCAAAGAAGACATTCCGCTGCTGATCCGTCATTTTATCGATCTGAACGACAAGACGTCCGGTAAAGCCGTCACCGGCATGACAAAACAGGCCATGCAGGCGGTCATGGATTATCACTGGCCGGGCAACATCCGTGAACTGGCCAATGCCGTCGAACATGCGTTTGTGCTGTGCACGGGCCGGGAAATCGTTATCGAAGACCTGCCCCTGGAAATCAGACACGGGAATGCCGGCCCCAAAGATGGGACACCCCCGCCGCCGTCAGCCCCTCCGGGGGTGTCCGTGCCCAGACCCGGACACCGATTGACCCGGGAACGCCTGGTGGCCATCCTGCATGCGGCCGGGTGGAACAAGGCGGAAGCAGCCCGGCAGACCGGATTGAGCCGGGCATCCATCTGGAAATACATGAAAAAATGGGATATCCCCATGCAGCCGGAATAA